In Halobacterium sp. CBA1132, a genomic segment contains:
- a CDS encoding helix-turn-helix domain-containing protein has product MSRTSNRADGDIVQDFLSVADLLEEPQLAQLYAYLAREGEATVQDVMDDLELAQGTAYSYVNRLVDAGVVDVTDDEQPRRYAAREIDLTVTTAAGDREYTITPALIDAVGRRETDADIDTYIDRHGVAGLATALTYAVARERGEVTHRLMAEDLDISPLAAEMILQALRPVVHEHYDIEEAGAGLDELDIDDGDDTSDA; this is encoded by the coding sequence GTGTCACGCACCTCAAACCGCGCGGACGGGGACATCGTCCAGGATTTCCTCTCGGTCGCCGATCTCCTCGAGGAGCCACAGCTGGCCCAGCTGTACGCGTACCTCGCTCGGGAGGGGGAGGCGACCGTCCAGGACGTGATGGACGACCTCGAGCTCGCACAGGGAACCGCCTACAGCTACGTCAACCGGCTCGTCGACGCCGGCGTCGTCGACGTCACCGACGACGAGCAGCCGCGCCGGTACGCCGCCCGTGAGATCGACCTGACCGTGACGACGGCCGCCGGTGACCGCGAGTACACGATCACGCCGGCGCTCATCGACGCCGTCGGCCGCCGCGAGACGGACGCCGACATCGACACCTACATCGACCGCCACGGCGTCGCCGGCCTCGCGACCGCGCTCACCTACGCCGTCGCTCGGGAGCGTGGGGAAGTGACCCATCGGCTGATGGCCGAGGACCTCGACATCTCCCCGCTGGCTGCGGAGATGATCCTCCAGGCGCTCCGGCCCGTCGTCCACGAGCACTACGACATCGAGGAAGCTGGGGCAGGACTCGACGAGTTGGACATCGACGACGGCGACGACACTAGCGACGCGTGA
- a CDS encoding homing endonuclease associated repeat-containing protein — protein MAGEDELTCDVCGKSFDTKDALGGHNSSHSRRISDTQLLAEVDRLVDELGRSPTATEMNELGAYSAGTYKNRFGSWAEALQEAGYEPVKQHRVSKDALLDEIRRLATEDGTPPTAADMRSEGEFTVTITQNRLGSWNEALEAAGYDPNHRHRISDAELLEEIHRLADELGKVPTAQEMKDHGEFSHRPYFTRWEGWQAAIRAAGYEPVGRPAGPDHHNWKEQPVHEWREYGDNWDEQRRKTLERDNYTCQTPGCEWTEEAHRETFTRGLHVHHIRPLSAFGDNESEVDFERANRLDNLVTVCAEHHHLWERASPLRLDTR, from the coding sequence ATGGCCGGTGAAGATGAGCTAACCTGCGATGTCTGTGGAAAGTCCTTCGACACCAAGGACGCGCTGGGCGGCCACAACAGTAGCCACAGCCGCCGCATCTCAGACACCCAGTTACTGGCCGAGGTCGACCGTCTCGTAGACGAGCTGGGCCGTTCCCCAACAGCCACAGAGATGAATGAGCTAGGGGCGTATTCAGCTGGAACGTACAAAAATAGATTCGGCAGCTGGGCAGAGGCACTCCAGGAAGCGGGATACGAACCGGTGAAACAACACCGAGTGTCCAAAGACGCACTCCTCGACGAAATCAGACGGCTCGCAACGGAGGATGGGACGCCGCCAACAGCGGCCGACATGCGCTCGGAGGGCGAGTTCACGGTCACAATCACACAGAATCGCCTCGGGAGCTGGAACGAGGCGCTCGAGGCAGCAGGCTACGACCCCAATCATCGGCATCGGATCTCGGATGCGGAATTACTCGAAGAGATCCATCGGCTTGCCGACGAATTAGGAAAGGTCCCAACAGCGCAGGAGATGAAAGACCATGGGGAGTTCTCGCATCGACCCTACTTTACTCGCTGGGAGGGCTGGCAAGCTGCGATCCGAGCCGCTGGCTACGAACCGGTCGGCCGTCCAGCCGGCCCAGACCATCACAACTGGAAGGAACAGCCAGTCCACGAGTGGCGCGAGTACGGGGACAACTGGGACGAGCAACGACGAAAAACGCTGGAACGCGACAACTACACCTGTCAAACGCCAGGCTGTGAGTGGACGGAGGAGGCGCATCGCGAGACATTCACGAGAGGACTCCACGTACATCATATCCGACCGCTAAGCGCCTTCGGCGACAACGAGAGTGAGGTGGATTTCGAGCGAGCCAACCGGCTGGATAACCTCGTTACGGTGTGCGCCGAGCACCATCATCTCTGGGAGCGGGCATCTCCGCTCCGACTCGATACGCGATGA
- a CDS encoding ferritin-like domain-containing protein, giving the protein MTSDRVIDLLQKAYGDEMETVMNYQTNAIVLDGVRAEEIKQSLQQDIQEELTHAQQLGNRLKQLDARPPSSAEFTARQDSLQPPEDSTDVLSVIRGVLDAEEDAIETYRSIIDAAEDADDPVTEDLAVTILADEEAHRTEFRGFEKEYQDD; this is encoded by the coding sequence ATGACTTCAGACCGCGTCATCGACCTGCTTCAGAAGGCCTACGGGGACGAGATGGAGACAGTAATGAACTACCAGACGAACGCGATCGTTCTGGACGGAGTTCGTGCCGAAGAGATCAAGCAGAGCCTCCAGCAAGACATCCAAGAGGAACTGACCCACGCCCAGCAACTTGGCAACCGTCTCAAGCAATTGGATGCCCGACCGCCCAGCTCGGCAGAGTTTACCGCTCGGCAGGACTCGCTGCAACCACCCGAGGATTCGACCGACGTGCTTTCTGTAATCCGAGGTGTCCTCGACGCTGAAGAGGACGCTATCGAGACATACCGGTCGATCATCGATGCTGCTGAGGACGCTGACGATCCGGTCACCGAAGATCTCGCCGTGACAATTCTCGCCGATGAGGAAGCCCACCGAACCGAATTCCGGGGCTTCGAAAAGGAGTATCAAGACGACTGA
- a CDS encoding HalOD1 output domain-containing protein gives MHSPPADSSGGPNDLVVEIIETLETCGLEDDGYQLHDYVDIDALEQLLASSDGDIAVQFTVEGIPLEVSPDGVDVIVEDESGCVNE, from the coding sequence ATGCATTCCCCTCCAGCGGACAGTTCGGGCGGACCGAATGACCTCGTCGTCGAGATCATCGAGACACTGGAGACATGCGGGCTCGAAGACGACGGCTATCAACTCCACGATTACGTGGACATCGATGCGCTCGAACAGTTGCTTGCCTCATCCGATGGGGACATCGCCGTCCAGTTTACTGTCGAAGGGATTCCACTCGAGGTCTCACCGGACGGTGTCGACGTCATCGTCGAGGATGAGTCCGGGTGCGTCAACGAATAA
- a CDS encoding winged helix-turn-helix domain-containing protein: MRFDADWMSRADDRILEHLSEDGPDTPKEMADSDRVRFSRQHINARCKTLVEYGLLVHLGNGVYDITREGEQYLAGDLDARDLDPE; the protein is encoded by the coding sequence ATGCGCTTTGACGCCGACTGGATGTCTCGCGCCGATGACCGCATTCTGGAGCATCTCTCTGAGGACGGCCCTGATACCCCCAAGGAAATGGCTGATAGCGACCGCGTCCGGTTCTCCCGGCAACACATCAACGCCCGCTGCAAGACACTCGTCGAATATGGACTCCTCGTCCACCTCGGCAACGGTGTCTACGACATCACACGAGAGGGCGAGCAGTATCTCGCCGGCGACCTCGACGCTCGTGACCTCGACCCCGAATAG